In one window of Chitinophagales bacterium DNA:
- a CDS encoding response regulator transcription factor — MPLSNKRIFVALADDHTLFRKALAGLVASFDRYSVLFDVENGLQLKEQLENHKIPDVVLLDVNMPGMNGYESCKWIVKNFPQVKVLGLSMNSDENSIIKMIKSGAKGYLLKNVEPDELLKALDSVMNQNFYLSADISAKVISGLNREADLPVEAASLSEKEREFIHWVCTELSYKDIADKMYISPRTVEDYRNSLFEKFGVHTRMGLVIYAIKNKLVTLEEPL, encoded by the coding sequence ATGCCGCTATCGAATAAAAGAATTTTTGTAGCACTGGCCGATGATCATACGCTGTTTCGAAAAGCTCTTGCAGGATTAGTAGCTTCATTCGACAGATATTCTGTTCTGTTTGATGTAGAGAATGGTTTGCAGTTAAAAGAGCAATTAGAAAATCATAAGATTCCTGATGTTGTCTTGCTGGATGTGAATATGCCCGGTATGAATGGGTATGAATCCTGCAAGTGGATTGTCAAGAATTTTCCTCAGGTAAAAGTCTTGGGACTTTCTATGAACAGTGATGAGAACTCCATCATTAAAATGATTAAGAGTGGTGCTAAAGGATATCTGCTTAAAAATGTAGAACCGGATGAATTACTGAAGGCGCTCGACTCTGTGATGAATCAGAACTTTTACCTTTCTGCAGATATTTCAGCCAAAGTTATCAGCGGCTTAAATCGTGAAGCTGATTTGCCTGTTGAAGCTGCTTCACTTTCTGAAAAGGAAAGAGAGTTTATTCATTGGGTTTGTACCGAATTATCTTATAAAGACATTGCTGATAAAATGTATATCAGTCCGCGAACAGTAGAAGACTATCGCAATAGTCTTTTCGAAAAATTTGGTGTGCACACAAGGATGGGCTTGGTAATCTATGCCATCAAGAACAAACTGGTTACATTAGAAGAACCTTTATAA
- the purH gene encoding bifunctional phosphoribosylaminoimidazolecarboxamide formyltransferase/IMP cyclohydrolase yields the protein MQKKIQSALISVFYKDGLAPLAQALHKQNITIYSTGGTQQFLEQNGIPCVPVESLTTYPSILGGRVKTLHPAVFGGILGRRYEAQDLAEMAQYKIPEIDLVIVDLYPFEETVKNTSEEKAIIEKIDIGGPSMIRAAAKNFRDVVVVAAKDDYAALQSLVETQNGTTTIEQRKQFAAKAFEVVMNYDIAISNYFNPQTTVQQTSAHKQVLRYGENPHQQASFHGNLTELFAQLNGKELSYNNLVDVDAALQLIQEFPSTNDGFVFAIIKHTNVCGTAQRSSVKDSWDAALAGDPESAFGGVLVTNGTVDLATAEAINEIFFEVLIAPAFEDAALQTLKSKKNRILLQTTGASHIASVQSKSLLNGTLVQDTDQGNFTEWKEVGGRTCTEAEKADLSFANLICKHLKSNAIALIKDKQLVGKGCGQTSRIDSLRQSIEKAKQFNFDLNGAVLASDAFFPFDDCVRIAHSAGITAFIQPGGSIRDKDSIDYCVNNELAMVITGMRHFKH from the coding sequence ATGCAAAAAAAAATTCAGTCGGCCCTGATTTCTGTCTTCTATAAAGATGGATTGGCGCCCCTAGCCCAGGCATTACACAAACAGAACATTACCATTTATTCTACCGGTGGCACTCAGCAGTTTTTGGAACAGAATGGTATTCCTTGCGTGCCTGTGGAAAGTCTGACTACCTATCCATCCATTTTAGGTGGTCGTGTAAAGACACTGCACCCTGCCGTGTTTGGTGGCATTCTGGGCAGAAGATATGAAGCACAGGACCTGGCTGAGATGGCTCAATACAAGATACCTGAAATTGATTTGGTGATTGTTGACCTCTACCCCTTTGAAGAAACAGTCAAAAACACTTCTGAAGAAAAAGCCATCATCGAAAAAATAGATATTGGCGGTCCATCCATGATTCGCGCAGCAGCTAAAAACTTCAGAGATGTTGTTGTAGTTGCAGCGAAGGATGATTACGCGGCATTACAATCCTTGGTAGAAACGCAAAACGGTACCACTACAATTGAACAGCGCAAGCAATTTGCAGCCAAAGCTTTTGAAGTGGTGATGAATTATGATATCGCCATCAGTAATTACTTCAATCCACAAACTACCGTGCAACAAACCAGCGCACACAAGCAAGTATTGCGTTATGGCGAAAACCCACATCAGCAAGCGAGTTTCCACGGTAATTTGACAGAATTGTTTGCACAATTGAATGGCAAAGAACTCTCTTACAATAACCTGGTAGATGTAGATGCAGCTTTGCAGTTGATACAGGAATTTCCATCCACCAATGATGGCTTTGTATTTGCGATAATCAAGCACACTAATGTTTGTGGTACTGCTCAACGCAGCAGCGTAAAAGATAGCTGGGATGCTGCTTTAGCAGGTGATCCGGAAAGTGCATTTGGTGGTGTATTGGTTACAAATGGCACTGTTGATCTTGCTACTGCAGAAGCCATCAATGAAATCTTCTTTGAAGTATTGATTGCACCTGCATTTGAAGATGCTGCCTTACAAACATTGAAGAGCAAAAAGAACCGTATTCTCTTACAAACAACTGGTGCCAGCCATATTGCTAGCGTGCAAAGCAAGTCTTTGTTGAATGGCACCCTGGTACAGGATACCGATCAAGGTAATTTTACAGAATGGAAGGAAGTTGGTGGCAGAACCTGTACAGAAGCTGAAAAAGCTGATCTAAGCTTTGCCAACTTAATCTGTAAGCACCTTAAGAGTAATGCAATTGCCTTAATTAAGGATAAGCAACTGGTGGGTAAGGGATGCGGACAAACCAGCCGTATTGATTCGCTGCGCCAATCAATAGAAAAAGCAAAGCAATTCAATTTTGATTTGAACGGTGCTGTATTGGCATCTGATGCATTCTTCCCATTTGATGATTGCGTACGCATTGCACATAGTGCTGGTATTACCGCATTCATACAGCCGGGAGGATCTATCAGAGACAAAGACAGCATCGATTATTGTGTGAACAACGAACTGGCTATGGTGATTACTGGCATGCGTCATTTCAAACACTAA
- a CDS encoding ATP-binding cassette domain-containing protein: MPKPLLDRLSGRGSDIWNQELIFQQGESIRIKAPSGSGKTTLIHYLYLLRKDYTGSILWDNQKIFSGDAIAKLRASQISIVFQDLRLFPQLSARENIQLKKAISSNNAITDAQIDTMAQQLQITHILDQPAGICSYGEQQRVAIIRALVQPFNWLLLDEPFSHLDEANTARAAALIQEVCRNNHAGLLVTDLDDDNHFNYTKRYTL; encoded by the coding sequence ATGCCCAAACCCCTGCTCGATCGTCTATCCGGCAGGGGTTCTGATATCTGGAATCAAGAACTGATCTTCCAACAAGGCGAATCTATCCGTATCAAAGCACCGAGTGGTTCAGGCAAAACCACATTGATACATTATCTCTATCTATTGCGAAAGGATTATACCGGCAGCATACTATGGGATAATCAAAAAATATTTTCCGGCGATGCAATCGCAAAACTGCGAGCATCACAAATCAGTATTGTTTTCCAGGACCTGCGTTTGTTTCCACAGCTAAGTGCCAGAGAAAATATCCAGTTGAAAAAAGCCATCAGCAGCAATAATGCCATTACTGATGCACAGATTGACACTATGGCCCAACAATTACAAATCACCCACATACTGGATCAACCGGCTGGTATCTGCAGTTATGGTGAGCAGCAACGTGTGGCCATCATACGTGCACTGGTACAACCCTTTAACTGGCTTTTGTTGGATGAACCCTTCAGCCATCTGGATGAAGCCAACACTGCACGTGCAGCTGCATTGATTCAAGAGGTTTGTAGAAACAATCATGCAGGCTTACTGGTTACAGATCTGGATGATGACAACCATTTCAATTACACCAAACGCTATACACTTTAG
- a CDS encoding DUF4836 family protein, giving the protein MKPIKQFLFFSLLLILASCGTKSEEAKYIPKSASTVLIMNAQTLREKMKKANVQLDTVLAKIFVNDSSDAKAKAVLKRVFDSAGINWDKNLFAYVQQKSSMLNGVTTQIAFSLGLSDAEKFKQVLTAEGKDSIAKAIQQKDKYSALYLNDNTVLSWNKERAFISYYRNDRPVQFDSVNMKFTLPDPKKEAEAVAASVEAIYTLDKSASMQELDAFNDMMKDPADAWLFSSSNGALASLSATPLNLPGIENLLKDNYSTNTIHFTEGKIEGISRLYPSPQMKSIFKKYAGPVVNTDMIKRFPGKIQGFSAASFNPELIGAILDELQVEELVGGFIRETGFTLQDFYQCIKGDITVAFGDIAMKPISSDTTVFNFSLPTGKLVMYAPVGNKQSFTKLMDSAVNRKWLQKKGNDYVPNELMEKIGLYIKANQDGILMASDSATAVAFMQASAKATIDPAILDQAKGKSVAFYMDISGIIGALRANATTPAYYDGLFSHVIATTDNFNGKAVEGKFEVVMNNKNENSLVAIIKLMTGFAADMRKSNKLVLRESDSIRNLDLMTQ; this is encoded by the coding sequence ATGAAACCGATCAAACAATTTCTTTTCTTCAGCCTGCTGCTGATACTTGCTTCCTGCGGTACAAAATCAGAGGAAGCCAAGTATATTCCAAAGAGCGCCAGCACCGTGCTGATCATGAATGCACAAACGCTTCGTGAGAAAATGAAAAAAGCCAATGTACAGCTGGACACAGTGTTGGCAAAAATTTTCGTGAACGACAGCAGTGATGCAAAAGCCAAGGCTGTATTGAAGCGCGTATTTGACAGTGCTGGTATCAATTGGGACAAAAATCTCTTTGCTTATGTACAGCAAAAAAGCTCAATGCTCAATGGTGTAACCACACAAATTGCGTTTTCACTTGGATTAAGTGATGCAGAAAAATTCAAACAAGTATTGACAGCTGAAGGCAAAGACAGTATTGCAAAAGCCATTCAGCAGAAAGACAAATACAGTGCACTTTATCTCAATGATAATACCGTACTGAGCTGGAATAAAGAACGTGCATTCATTTCTTATTACAGAAACGACAGACCCGTACAGTTTGATTCTGTCAATATGAAGTTTACCCTTCCTGATCCAAAGAAAGAAGCAGAAGCAGTTGCCGCATCAGTGGAAGCTATTTATACGCTCGACAAATCAGCTTCTATGCAGGAACTGGATGCATTTAATGATATGATGAAAGACCCAGCAGACGCATGGCTCTTCAGCAGTAGTAATGGTGCATTGGCATCCCTGAGTGCAACACCACTCAATCTGCCCGGCATTGAAAATCTGTTGAAGGACAATTACAGTACCAATACCATTCATTTCACTGAAGGCAAGATTGAAGGTATTTCTCGCTTGTATCCCAGTCCGCAAATGAAGAGCATCTTCAAAAAATACGCCGGACCAGTCGTGAACACAGACATGATCAAGCGTTTCCCCGGAAAGATTCAAGGTTTTTCCGCAGCTTCTTTTAACCCGGAATTGATTGGAGCAATACTGGATGAATTACAAGTAGAAGAATTAGTGGGTGGTTTTATTCGTGAAACCGGTTTTACGCTGCAGGATTTCTATCAGTGCATCAAGGGTGATATCACGGTTGCTTTTGGTGATATTGCGATGAAGCCAATAAGCAGTGATACAACTGTTTTCAATTTCTCTTTACCAACCGGCAAACTGGTTATGTATGCGCCTGTTGGCAATAAGCAATCTTTTACCAAATTGATGGACAGTGCTGTGAACAGAAAATGGCTACAGAAAAAAGGCAATGATTATGTTCCAAATGAACTCATGGAAAAAATTGGCCTCTACATCAAGGCTAATCAGGATGGAATTTTAATGGCAAGCGATAGTGCTACTGCTGTTGCATTCATGCAAGCGAGTGCTAAAGCAACTATTGACCCTGCCATTCTTGATCAAGCCAAGGGTAAGTCAGTTGCTTTCTACATGGACATATCCGGCATTATTGGTGCGCTGCGTGCTAATGCTACAACCCCTGCCTACTATGATGGATTATTCAGCCACGTAATTGCTACCACAGATAATTTCAATGGCAAAGCCGTTGAGGGCAAGTTTGAAGTGGTGATGAATAACAAAAATGAAAACAGCTTAGTTGCTATCATCAAACTCATGACAGGTTTTGCAGCAGATATGCGCAAAAGCAACAAACTGGTACTACGCGAATCTGATTCTATCCGCAACTTAGACCTGATGACACAATAA
- a CDS encoding ComEC family competence protein, whose protein sequence is MPFTNHAFWPRYPLLRVLLPLITGIVVAEFLPLYPAALTWVIAMTILTLAACLPWSKMHRVARLKSWLLLCIWLLSGSIIHHLQYKLPAAKASTAAQVSSDFYIGTITEASQKRKNSYRAVAELGWMRQHAKWIPISGKTWLYAPKQEKHVLKPGTKILITKKPALIPNNANPGSFNFKTYSERQQIYYSIYLTDKDYRILQEPSSNSFSFLLYQCQQYVLQQLNHYISCKESLGIAQALLIGYRAELDREVLQAYSDTGLVHIIAISGMHLGMIYGLCVILFAWMDKLYLRWLKTMLILCIIWGFTLITGAGPSITRAAVMFSCLQLGNLLQRNTEPFNNLAAAALLLLLYDPAMLYDIGFQLSFAAVLSIMLFYPRIFRWFWCRNHLIKYLWSLIAVTISAQILTTPIAIYHFHQFPNYFLFANLMAIPVSGIILYAEIALIMLAKWPIIATPLGNMIDVSIQWMNRITEQIAILPGALTENIQLSLPMLVLIYGGIAFTTVWLIVKQARFFVMAIVCFGSLSIKQSISTHNRKKQFQLIVCNLPKTGVAIVTEGTYFGLIGDSTVWKDPFLYQQYIKPIRTHFQVIPGKLTYTRWEHNLLSSSRKSVLFLHQGKLQKPPASPKQVDALIITGNPKLYIKDIVQVFNPEVIVFDSSNPQWKINYWKKDCDKLHLRHHSVPEKGAFVMDL, encoded by the coding sequence ATGCCATTCACTAACCATGCTTTCTGGCCCAGATACCCATTATTACGTGTATTGCTGCCCTTAATTACCGGGATAGTAGTAGCCGAATTTTTACCGCTCTACCCTGCTGCCCTTACCTGGGTAATTGCCATGACTATACTTACACTCGCAGCGTGCCTGCCATGGAGTAAAATGCATAGGGTAGCAAGACTAAAATCATGGTTACTATTATGTATTTGGTTGCTTTCGGGAAGCATCATTCATCACTTGCAATACAAGTTACCTGCAGCAAAAGCATCCACAGCAGCCCAAGTTTCTTCAGACTTTTACATCGGCACTATTACAGAGGCAAGCCAAAAAAGAAAGAATAGCTATAGAGCAGTAGCCGAGCTCGGCTGGATGCGTCAGCATGCTAAATGGATTCCTATTTCGGGCAAAACATGGCTATACGCACCTAAGCAGGAAAAACATGTACTCAAGCCAGGTACTAAAATTCTCATTACTAAAAAACCAGCACTAATACCAAACAACGCAAATCCAGGGAGCTTCAATTTCAAAACATATAGTGAGCGACAACAGATTTATTACAGCATTTATCTAACAGATAAAGACTATCGCATTCTGCAAGAACCAAGTTCTAATTCATTTTCATTTTTACTGTATCAATGTCAACAATATGTGCTTCAACAATTGAATCATTACATCTCTTGTAAAGAATCACTTGGTATTGCACAAGCATTATTGATAGGCTACAGAGCTGAGCTTGATAGAGAAGTTTTGCAGGCCTATAGTGATACTGGCCTTGTACACATCATCGCTATCAGCGGCATGCACCTGGGCATGATTTATGGATTATGCGTCATACTCTTTGCATGGATGGATAAACTATACCTGCGATGGCTTAAAACAATGCTGATACTCTGCATTATTTGGGGATTCACCTTGATTACCGGTGCTGGGCCTTCGATAACAAGAGCCGCAGTCATGTTCTCATGTTTGCAACTAGGAAATTTACTCCAACGCAACACAGAACCATTCAACAATCTTGCAGCTGCAGCTCTCTTGCTATTGCTATACGATCCTGCGATGCTTTATGATATTGGCTTTCAACTTTCATTTGCTGCCGTATTAAGCATCATGCTCTTTTATCCGCGCATCTTTCGTTGGTTCTGGTGTAGGAACCATTTGATCAAATACCTGTGGTCGCTTATCGCTGTAACAATTTCAGCACAAATACTCACTACTCCGATTGCTATCTATCATTTTCATCAGTTCCCAAACTATTTCCTGTTTGCCAACTTGATGGCTATTCCGGTTTCAGGTATCATTCTATATGCTGAAATAGCACTAATCATGCTGGCAAAATGGCCAATCATTGCAACACCACTGGGCAACATGATTGATGTATCCATTCAATGGATGAACAGAATAACTGAACAAATTGCAATTTTACCTGGAGCACTTACAGAAAATATACAGCTATCCCTACCCATGCTTGTACTGATATACGGCGGAATTGCCTTCACTACAGTCTGGCTAATAGTTAAACAAGCTCGTTTCTTTGTTATGGCAATAGTCTGCTTTGGCAGTTTATCCATCAAGCAATCCATATCAACACATAATCGGAAGAAACAATTCCAATTGATTGTTTGTAATCTGCCTAAAACCGGCGTAGCCATTGTGACGGAGGGGACATATTTCGGACTAATCGGTGATAGCACAGTTTGGAAAGACCCTTTTTTGTATCAACAATATATCAAGCCTATTCGTACACATTTCCAAGTAATACCGGGTAAGCTCACATATACCAGATGGGAGCATAACCTATTGTCTTCCAGTAGGAAATCAGTTCTTTTCTTACATCAGGGTAAGCTGCAAAAGCCACCTGCCTCACCCAAACAGGTAGACGCTCTGATCATTACTGGTAACCCTAAACTCTATATCAAGGATATTGTACAGGTTTTCAATCCTGAAGTCATCGTCTTTGATAGTAGTAACCCACAATGGAAAATTAACTACTGGAAAAAAGACTGCGACAAACTACATTTGCGCCACCATTCGGTACCTGAAAAAGGTGCTTTTGTGATGGATCTCTAG
- a CDS encoding sensor histidine kinase, translating into MSDPVQQAYYVTIVGLGLGIVLLSFIVAIVFLYQRRQFQHQAELSRMKDIYDQQIMKAQLEMQEETFKNIAQDLHDNIGQMLSMVKLTLAAVTVDQNIPHHDKLMNSRQVLNKAIMDLSHLTKSLHSDRIAHVGIVEAIQYEVDSIRKSGLVNMESSFEKGNYYLGEQNSVVIFRMFQEMINNALKHAKATQINVAINNPDGNTFVLSIIDNGIGFNVQEIRSKGNSSTGVGLRSMTNRAALIGAKFDLQSKPGSGTKVTITLPLSR; encoded by the coding sequence ATGTCAGATCCGGTACAACAAGCCTATTACGTTACGATAGTCGGACTCGGCTTGGGTATCGTACTGCTGAGCTTTATAGTAGCTATTGTGTTTTTGTATCAGCGAAGGCAGTTCCAGCATCAGGCTGAGTTAAGCAGAATGAAAGATATTTATGACCAGCAAATCATGAAAGCTCAGTTGGAAATGCAGGAAGAGACTTTCAAGAATATCGCACAGGATTTGCATGATAATATTGGTCAGATGCTTTCTATGGTGAAACTTACTTTGGCTGCTGTTACCGTTGATCAAAATATTCCACATCATGATAAGCTGATGAACTCAAGGCAGGTATTGAACAAAGCCATTATGGATTTGTCGCACCTGACCAAAAGCCTGCATTCAGACAGAATTGCACATGTTGGAATAGTTGAGGCTATTCAGTATGAAGTAGATAGTATTCGCAAAAGTGGTTTGGTGAACATGGAGAGTTCTTTTGAAAAAGGCAACTATTATCTGGGAGAGCAAAACTCTGTGGTAATATTCCGCATGTTTCAGGAAATGATAAACAATGCATTGAAGCATGCAAAAGCCACTCAAATAAATGTTGCTATCAATAATCCTGACGGCAATACTTTTGTGCTGTCGATCATTGACAATGGTATCGGATTTAATGTACAGGAGATAAGATCGAAAGGTAATTCCTCTACAGGGGTAGGCTTGCGTAGCATGACAAACAGAGCAGCACTCATTGGTGCTAAATTTGATTTGCAAAGCAAACCCGGATCAGGTACTAAAGTCACAATTACCTTACCTTTATCGCGTTAA
- a CDS encoding ATP-grasp domain-containing protein, with the protein MRTLTGNESVRSNKKKIIVLGSGPNRIGQGIEFDYCCVHGLLAIKECGYEAIMVNCNPETVSTDFDMADKLYFEPVYWEHLWEIIELEQPEGVIVQLGGQTALKLAKRLQAKGIKIIGTSFDSMDIAEDRGRFSDLLKDLNIPYPEYGTAYTADEAIEVANRVGYPVLVRPSYVLGGQRMRIVINDDEVEKAVVSLLKHIPNNKILIDHFLDRCQEAEVDAIFDGENFHVMGVMEHIEPAGIHSGDSNAVLPAFNLTPLVVETMEYYSEKIARALDIRGLINIQFAIKDGKVYVIEANPRASRTTPFIAKAYGIPYLNIATKVMLGAAKLTEFNLEKKLDGYAIKEPVFSFNKFPGVNKELGPEMKSTGEAIRFIKDLRDPYFRQLYKERSMHLSK; encoded by the coding sequence ATGCGCACCCTTACAGGCAACGAATCCGTACGATCTAACAAAAAGAAAATCATTGTTTTAGGTAGTGGCCCCAACCGTATCGGACAAGGTATTGAGTTCGATTATTGTTGCGTGCATGGTCTACTGGCCATAAAGGAATGTGGTTACGAAGCCATTATGGTGAACTGTAACCCAGAAACCGTTTCTACCGACTTTGATATGGCTGATAAGCTCTATTTCGAGCCTGTTTATTGGGAACATTTGTGGGAAATCATTGAATTGGAGCAACCGGAAGGTGTAATTGTTCAGTTAGGCGGACAAACTGCCTTGAAACTGGCAAAGCGCTTGCAGGCAAAAGGCATCAAGATTATCGGTACTTCTTTCGATAGTATGGATATCGCGGAAGATCGTGGTCGTTTCAGTGATTTGCTGAAGGACCTCAATATTCCTTATCCTGAATACGGTACAGCATACACGGCTGATGAAGCCATTGAAGTAGCCAATCGTGTTGGTTATCCGGTTTTGGTACGCCCAAGTTATGTTTTGGGTGGTCAGCGCATGCGTATTGTGATTAATGACGATGAAGTAGAAAAAGCGGTGGTAAGTCTGCTGAAGCATATCCCCAACAATAAAATCCTAATTGACCATTTCTTAGATCGTTGTCAGGAAGCAGAAGTAGATGCCATCTTCGATGGTGAGAACTTCCACGTAATGGGCGTGATGGAACATATTGAACCAGCTGGTATTCATAGTGGTGATAGTAATGCCGTATTACCGGCATTCAATCTTACTCCATTGGTGGTAGAAACCATGGAATACTACAGTGAGAAAATTGCCCGCGCATTGGATATCCGTGGATTGATTAATATCCAGTTTGCCATCAAGGACGGTAAAGTGTATGTGATTGAAGCCAACCCACGTGCTTCCAGAACAACACCGTTCATCGCAAAAGCATATGGCATTCCATATTTGAACATTGCTACTAAAGTGATGTTAGGTGCAGCAAAGCTTACAGAGTTTAATCTGGAGAAAAAACTGGATGGTTATGCCATTAAAGAGCCTGTATTCAGTTTCAATAAATTTCCAGGTGTAAACAAAGAATTAGGCCCAGAGATGAAGAGCACTGGTGAAGCCATTCGCTTCATTAAGGATTTGAGAGATCCTTATTTCAGACAATTGTACAAGGAACGCAGCATGCACTTGAGTAAATAA